From a single Natronorubrum tibetense GA33 genomic region:
- a CDS encoding 6-pyruvoyl trahydropterin synthase family protein: protein MYSVSVSRSIIAQHYLTVPDPGSEGDRHSHQFTVEATLRGPEVNEYEYLVDIDDLVDAMDTVAAFYGDRTLNDLPAFAGSNPSAERFARVFGDRLLERLETDTVTELRVEIEEDDVARVAHERSL, encoded by the coding sequence ATGTACTCGGTCTCCGTCTCCCGATCCATTATCGCTCAACATTACCTGACGGTGCCCGACCCGGGCTCCGAGGGTGACCGCCACTCCCATCAGTTTACCGTCGAGGCGACCCTCCGCGGTCCGGAGGTAAACGAGTACGAGTACCTCGTCGACATCGACGACCTCGTCGACGCGATGGATACGGTGGCCGCGTTCTACGGCGACCGCACGCTCAACGATCTCCCCGCGTTCGCGGGATCGAACCCGAGCGCGGAACGATTCGCTCGCGTCTTCGGCGATCGGCTGCTCGAGCGACTCGAGACCGACACCGTCACCGAACTCCGGGTCGAGATCGAAGAGGACGACGTGGCCCGCGTGGCCCACGAGCGCTCGCTCTGA